gagtcagtatttttaaaatagagctgATAGCCAAGGTGGGGGAAATACTACAGTTCACTAGCTTTTCTCAACTGCATGACTGCTGAGGTATTACAACAGAGCATAACAGcggcaaagagaaaaaatattttcacattcttaaaaaagaaactcTCACCCTAACTTCATGCCAACATCTCTTCTTAACAAGTCAATACTGACTTGTTCACTTCTTTCCCACCTATGGGAAAGAGggcaggagctgtggggcaggacctgCTTCTAGACAGAAACACTCAGTGAAAAGGTCCATCTAAACATGGATGTTCCAGCAGAATTCACCGTTTGTTTCACTGGATGTTAATtgcccagaaaaaaacaaagcacacttGTTTAGGTTCTTTTGACAGCAATGAAAGACTTGGAAACAGTGATGAGCAAAGTCCAAATTGTTCAAAGCTGTGTGATTTGGGGCTCAGATTTCCTGATAACTCATTAGGATTTGGGTTTCCAAGACAGGTGTTTGGcatgcctgcttccctgctcccTTTAGGAGACATCAAGCTGAGCTTTAAACTCCTGTGGTCTGGAAAGTTCAAGTCAaggtgctttttgttttgtttttccccttgaaCGTCATTTCAGGACTGAGCCCGCTGGTCAGGGCTGACCGGACAGCTCAACGCTTTGCTAATTTGCAGGCGCTGTGGCTCCCTCCTGGCTTTCTTCCCTTGCAGTTTGTTTTACTTCAGGATTCACCCACTGGGACTTTAAAGGCCACAGACAAAGGTTAGAGGTGAAACAAAGAAAACGACACTGTTTGTTTATTTAGAGGGAGCCAGAATTCATAACGCTGGAGACACTGTGCCCCTCCCAAGAGATAACCGTCATTTTACAGCACCTCTCTGGCAACTTTTTTTACAGAAACATAATACAGTGACAGATCCGAAATACCATTTCCCTGAGTAACTCCTAGAACCAAAACAAGAACAAGAGTTTATCCTGCAAAGTGGCCAGCCACTGGAACAAAACAAACATCGCTCCATTGATCTCAGTTCCCACGTGGGAAAAcatctaaaaaaagaaagacaactttACTTACTTCAAAGACCTTATTTTCTATTCACTCAACTTGTCCCTTATTCTATAGCTCTCTTTGACCATAGATCTTTTTATCTGCAGGAGATAATCTTcttattccccccccctccttcggTGAAAAGGccaaattttgctttcatttaatcGCTCTGGAACCCCCTGATCGGCATCTGACACCATCCTGCACGGACAGCCTGGCAGTGCATTCTCCCTGTTCCCTTATTTAACCATTATGATAGTAGCAAAGGATGATGAAGATGCACCCGTTTCATGTAAGGAAAACGTCGctttttccccaggcacttctgtgTGCGCCTCCAGGGCAGCATCCGCTCCTAAAGGGATCACTCCAGATTTGTAACGTAGGATGTCGTTAGACAGtaacaaaaaaatctgattccAAAGTCCTGATTAGAAAAGGTTAGCCCTCCTGGGACCAGCGTCTGATCTCAGCCATACAGGCACTAATCTGGGGTGAATCTGTTGGCGTCAGTGTCTTTACTCTAAACACACACTGGGGTAAAAATGAGAATCACAGCCTTGGCTcaagcagcccagctccagcactcTGCTACCAGAAGTGGCTGCTCACTTTCAAGCTCTCTGCACCGCCTGTAATCACCCAATATTGAAACCAGATTTACAGGCTCCTTAGAGGAGAAGTTTGTGATTTCCAAAGCAGACACACTTGGTATTTCAGAAAAAGGTCAAACCCCCTATGGAGTAAGGAGGTTTTAATAGAATCAGTTCAGCAGGAGTTAAGAGGAGACATACCAACCCAACGGCTCTCCAGACTGGGACAAGCAGAGACATAAGGAAAGCCACAATCATTATTGttttgagaaaagaaatcagggaaagagagaggcacaGGGGAAGCTAAATTACATCTTGGACATTTGATTTCATTTATTCCAATAGAAGAGACGTTTCAGTTAGAAATAGAGAGGTTTGTCCTTCTTGCACTCCAGGGCTCGCAGCAGTTTCAAAGAAAGGAGTGTTTGTTATTGTCTGCAGTGGAAATCTGAGAGCGCGTAGCACAATGACAAATCCAGGCTCCTaagtcaaatacattttaaaaggataGCCATCAGTTACTGCCTCACCTCTCTGGACTCCAGCCTCTGGCCAGGCTCCTCAGCTGTAAATGTTGTTTGTTCCCTGCTTTGTAAGGCTGCTTGCTATCCGTGGCTGATACGGCACCAGCACCAGGGAAGCCCATGGACCATCACTAGCGTCCCTCCTTATTACAGGAATATAAATTAAAACCAAAGGGTAGTGGAAAAATTGTATTGGTGAGATCTGCAGATATAACTAGCAGCCTCTACAGAAATACTTATTAGCCGTGAATAGTGTGTTCTCCAAAGAAGGGTCTGCAGAATTGCCAAGGGATTTTGATGAACAGCTCAGTTTTTCTCAGTCCGTTTGAAGTCAAACTCTctgcttttttctgaaatatttccctCTGTTGGGCTGAGgaagcaaaagcagaagcaaaagcgCAGACCAACCAAGCTGCGCATAAACTGTGGCTTGGGCAGGATGCTGACCATTAACCTCCCCCACTGTTGCACTGCTTTCATGGGTAAAGGCTATCAGCCTGCACCAGCAAAAGTGAGTGGTGGTTTCAAATGTGTACTTAACACTGGGAACACTGGAAAATCCGATTAAAGAAGTCTTAACCTGGCACAGCCATGCACCTATGTACTCCAGAAGAGTCACTGAAGAAGAAACATGGGAGGACACTGTCTCTGTTTGCCCCACACTGTCTAACCTATGCAGATAGTCATTGCTTCCTGCTCCACCTGTGGGATCCTGAAGCCCAGTAAAGTTTCAGTGAGAAGACATGGAGCTAATTCCATTAATTCACATAGCTGTGACCAGACACTAGGGCTTGTAACATAGTTTCCCGAATGCATAGGCTTTAAAATAAATTGGAAGTCCACATTTCACCTTTAAAAGACTCAGTGCCTAGAAACTCGCAGGCCATATCAGCCACCACGCCTAAACTGCACATACCGGCTTGCGTAATAGGACAGCCTCAGGAGAAGGCAGCTGCAAACCTGCACGCTCTCCCCAGAGGCTCAGTGGCCCTGCTCTGAAGACCGCAGGGGAAGGCAaacatctcttttcttctttaaagtatCTCCACAGCAAGGGGCCAATTAAGAGTAGCCTGGTCATATTAGCCTTTCAATGGCAAGTATAAATAGGCCCTTATGTATTCAAATCAGCAGCAAATGAGTAGTGAAGGTCACAGGATGTTTCGATGACACGCTCCTTCAGAGTTCCGGAAAGAGTGCTGCAAAGGTTTAGCTATTGCATCTTCCAATTTGTCTCATCAGAACTAGTCCTGCAGCTCCATTTGTGACAGAGGCCATTTCGGATTTGTCTCTTTCAACACCAAGATCCCAGCCAGTCCTCCTCAAAAAGAATATATTTGGTAGAGCAGGCAACTGCCCCAGACAGTAGTTGACATCAACACAAAAAAAGGACAGACCGCTTATAGGAAAGTGGTGTTTTGAAAGGTCAGCCACAAGATCATAGGCCAGGTTCCTACCACAGTTACATCCGCATCGTCTCTTAAAacataagcagcagaaaaaggtAAACATCAGAGAACGTAATTTGTGATTTGAAAGCAACTCTTCAGGCACgtagagaaaataagaaaagtgaGCAGCTTGAAACTAATTCTCCTAAGCTATACTTTAATACTGCAGATACAGGCAGAGTGGAACCTCGGCTGTCATTGTGCTCTGCCCCTGACTGTTTAACTGTATGGATAAGTTCGCAATATCAGTGCCTGTTTGCACAGGCAAGTGACCAACTTATCTCCAGCAAGCCCACCATATAGTTTAAGTGTACTTTCAGGAACATAAACTCGCAACCTATAGGGGCAGCCTTCCCTTGCTTACATCCCTTTGTTTCTCAGATGGCATACGCCAAAGCAATATATCATGGTGCTCAGAGTGCCCTGAGACTTGGGAGACCAATTCACAAGACCGGAGCAATGCTCCAAGATTTTTGCATCCCTAACTATGCTATCCCCTTCCCCACTGATGGCAAGGGCAGGAGCTCACTTTTCCACTGGAGCAGAAGGAGCTGGAAGCATTTCTAAAGTGATTTAGACATAGATCAATACTAGACTCTTGCCTATTTTTCAATTCTAGCAGCAGCATTTTGGATCTTTTTACCATGATACTGGTGTGCCTCTTAAAGTAGACTTGCTTAATTACTGCAAGAAAGtctaacaaagcaagaaaaataaatacaataagcTTCTTGGATGCTTCAGGGGGTTAGTTTGTTTTTAGCAACTAGGCATCAAACAAGTGAAGCGATCAAGTGAGGCCAACTAGTTGAAGGAGCAACGAACAAAGTGCCCAGATGCAGGCTGCAAAGGAAAGCCACCTATGCAAGAACAGCACTAAGGAGGAGCCAGAGATTAAAGTGAGAACACTGCTGACTCTTCAAGTCTAACAGTCCCACACAAAAGTAGCAGCATGCAATACTGAGCTACACTACAAAAGAGCAAGGCAGTTGTTGTTTTCCACTCTGCCCAGAAGGGTTATCAGCAAAAGTAATACACACAGCAGAGCCGGCTTCAGGTTTTTTGGATTCTCCCCACACCCCTCAAATAAAGCTGAGTAAaaggttcaaaagaaaaaaagattatagaAAATAAGAATTGTGAGAAAAGTGAGGAAACCCAACTATGAAGAATTAGGAGACACTTTGACATGTTGGTTTgcacagagagaagcagcacTTCTTCGAAGAGAGACAGGAAGAATAGGTACCATGCATAACCTCAATTAATTCTTAGGCAGCTGTGAGGCACATGGAACAAACGAGAATTGAGGACGTAGCTTCACTGCTGCTACAAACACTAAACAGTAAAGCTGCCACCCTCCTTCAGGGATAACCACCTAATTTCTCTCACCGAGTGGAAAAAGAGGCTACAGAATCTGAACATTATGCACAGCCTTAACACTACCACCTTGATCCCACTCTTCCACCTCCCCCCTCAAAAAttgctttctaaaacaaaaagccacaaacaagtttcagacaaaatatatatatttaaaaaaatctttacaataaGTCAGGAAACATAGGAGCTTGCATACAGTTTATTATAATAACTCAGTTCTCAGCTCCCTACAGTTCAGATAACCCTGGTGACAGTGTTTACAACTTCTAATTTTTGCTTTCATAACTTTAAAGCAAACAATACATTTGAGTGTATTTTACTCTGTGCAAATACGACAACTTTTGGAATCCTTCAGAAGAAATATCCAAGATTCTGTTTGCCGAGGTCCTTTGTTTCTCAAAGATGATTTATGAGTTTTTCAGATAAAGTGCTCCTGTCCAGCAGAACCCAAAGGCCTTCAAGAGTTCAGAGAGTATGTTTagcccagatttaaaaaaattggtCATACAAATTCCAGCTTCCCATGTCCGCTGTACATTCCCCAGTGGACTAGCGAAAGAATTTTATCATTGCTGAGGTCTGAATGTCTCATTTTATCACAGGTCATGCAGCAGTTCTCGTGACCAGTTACAGGCACCATGCATTCCAAGTCCAATTTTGCCACCTGCCCTTTTTTCGAAGGATGTCCATGAAAACTATAGTGCAAACGGGAGAGCATTTGCTGTCGTTGATCTTGCAGTCTCTTATTTTCACTCCTGAGCATCCGCAAGGCCAGCATGATAAGGAGCACCAAGATTAGCCCACCAGCTATAGGAACAGCAATTACAGCTGCCCTGAACCATAATTCTTTTGAAGAGGTCAATTCCTGCACCTTGGTGATGAGATTCCTACTGTTGTCATGTTGATATCTGCTCCCTTGTCCTGCAAAGGGAGAAAGATGTGAAGCTTATTTCAGTTTCAAcaactgttttatattttaacagcCTCTTAAACCCCACACTGACAAGTTTAAGGAACCACAGCTACACGCTGTGTAATTTCTACAGAAATTTCTCCTATAAATGGAAAGGCAAGATTCTAAGGGTGTTTATGATATGGAATTTATTACCCCAAAAGTTGATCTAACTGGAAATGCCACTGCCATCGTTTCTTAGAAGCAAGATCAAGCAGGCAAGACAGACCTCTATTACTAACACAGATAAGAGCTACTAAGCTGAGAGGCTTCCCTCCATCCAGCCGCCCGCTTCTCCCACTGGTGTCTCCAGTTACATTAGCAACAAAATCAATAGCAGACATACAAGGTCTTGATTATCACAAGCCTATAGACCAGAACAGAGATTCCACTGCAACTGCCTGCTCCTACCTGAAGTCTCGGCCTTGGGAGGAGACAGAACATCATGTAGTCCCCTGTAATTGCACATGTCTTCATGACAGCACTCCAACGTGGACATGGTGGTGCCCGAGTGGTTTTGTGCCTGCTTCGCTTGGCAGATATCAGCTGTGCTTGCAATAGAGTCCAAGCAGCCATGTGTAAGTGGGGAATGCATATTCTGGGGATCGAGCAGTCTGGAGAAGCAGGCGCTAAGCTCGGATTTACACATATAGCCAGTTGCAACACAGTGTGCAGCATCACAGTAGCATCTGATTTCacctaaaaaaacaaaattgtgcAAGAAAGGTAAGAATCTGGTTCTTTAAAGTCACCTCACTAGCTAGGCCTCTCATTAGGTGCAAACATTACGAAAGCAATCAAACTTAACAGCTCCAGTTTTTGGGTACTCATCTAGATTGCAAATCCATGAGGCCAGGGATTGTTTCCTTTCCATCACTGTACAGTGCCTACCTCGTTGTAACCTTAATCCCAGCAAATGCCTTGGGGCACTTGTTATAATTACTAGTACTATGGTCCTTTCAATTAAAGCAAGAACATTTCACTAAGCCACGAATGGGGGGAAAGCAGGAAGGTCactggcatttttttccagtataaatAACTAGACTGTTTTATAGCTACTTCCACTCACTGTCGGCAGTTAAaccacatttaaaattaaatcttttttttaaaaaaggaaagaaatatatacCTCCAGTCCTATAGGAAAGTCACGTCCATGTTTTAAATAATTACTATAGGAATAGCATTCTGTTTTCATAAAACTAACCTTACACACTACTTTTAAACTGGCCAGAGGCACAACACAAATtctagtgtttctttttttttttttccatttgttacaCAAATATTTAATCGGAACTGCTGAATTGTTTATTACCTCTCAATACCGTGCCAAGATTTAAGAGGTTTAACTAACACCTTATAAAACTATTACCTAGAACCATTACCATCTAAAAATCTCCCTGTCAGGAAGGTTTTACCATGTGAAACTGGGCAACTATTTGtaatttcttcagaaagagagaattttAAGTAGTCTTTCATAGAAAAAGGCTTTTAGACAGTATTATAAAACAGAAACTGTGCAGTTTACAATTAATTTGTTTGCCAAAGTCAATGTCTTTCAATCCAAATGTAAAGTTATTACTTGGGGTGAAATTGTGAGGATAAAAGTGGTTCTTTCCCCCCACCAATTCTGCATGCAATCCAACATGCGGTCAAAAGGGGAAACACTTAGACTGAAAATCCTCTACCGGCTGTATGAAAAATCTCTCAGGAAACCTCAAAAATTTCTGAAGGAAGCGATAAAAAAGTTCCCTTCATAAAACTCTTCATTTTGTGCTCTCCAAACCGCTCTGGTACGAATTATACACGTCCTGTGCTGCAGGGAAAACTTACTCTTTCTAGGCAAGTTGAAACCCAAACGTACATCAATGCAAGGATTAAGAGGAAGCCAGATTTCGGAGCCATCATTTGAAGAGCGGACTTAAACTACTTTAATGTATTTGGTGTACTCACATCACAATGGCACCAAGGCTTTAAAAGTGAACTGAACTATCAGATCTCTTCTTTTTAGAACTTGCACTCCAAAACAAATGTGCGAGTCCCTGCAGCCACCCCATCTTACagcactctccccccccccccccgacacacgCATGCCTAAAAGGTATTCTGAAGGATGTGAAAAACCACCTCAGTCAAGTTAGCGTGCACTCTTCAGCCTACCTTATACTTTCCCCAAAATGCTGCGGCAGGCTCCAGGCCTTGAAGTTGCCGCTGCTCTTTAACAACAGCCTAATAGAAGCCAAATGAAGGAGTGTCTCACCGTCTCCTGCCTGCGCTAACTCCCTTGGGCTTTTAGACCAAGGAACCTAATTTTTCTTGGGCTCACACACATTCCCATCGCATGTTGGATGGGAAAGCCTCTTCCTCCTGGTGTTACGCTCACTCATTTTCTGAGCGTTCTGCTTTAGGTCTCCCCCCCGCACTCTCCGAAAAAGCGCAGTGTGACGACGACAACAACGAGAACTACGAGTTAAAAATAAGATGCAAAGGAGGAACACCACCACAGTCAACAGTCTTTCATGAACCTAAGCACAGCGCAGGAGAGAAGTGAAGTAATAGGCACGCTTCCTTTTTAACTGTTTAAACAATGCTGCTTAAAATCCTACATTTTTTGGACCTCTAAGACAATCTTACAAACAAAAGCTGACAGGCTAGTCATCGGGTTATTGcaactgctttttaattaaagccaCATTTCTGGTGAAACAGAATGGACTTTGTATTACTGTATTAAAAGTGTATTTCTGTCAATTCATAAAGTTTCTTCCTGCGCTATGTAAAAGGCCAGAAAGGGTATTTAGTATTTTGAAACAGCGAACAATGCCCTTCTGTTCCCTCCTCTTTCTTGTTACTGTACGcagctattaaagaaaaatgtctgCTTTTAGTCAAGATGGCTACAGGAGAGACTGCAGGCTTCTCTTAAAGCTTTTTGAAGTCAACAGCAGCCACAAGTCTGTGATCCCCTAAGCATATCATTATCGGGCGCACAGTTTCAGTATCTGCGACTTCGCACCGCTCAGCGGCTCCGTGCGctgcccgctccgtcggggccgcggggctccgctccgctccgcacgcCGCCAGGGCTCTCGCCGAGGGTTAATTGCACCCTTCCTTCCAAAACAAATAAACGCCGCAGCACATCACCGCGGCGCTAGCTTAGCCTTTAACCTCCTCCCTGGAGCACGGCAAGCCGAGGGAGCCGGGCAGGGCGCCGCTCCCCgcgagcccagcccagccccgccgagccccggcggcaccgccggcccccgcgggctTCaaaggcggccccggccccgctcccccggccctCACCTCGGGTCAGCAGCACGGCCATGGCGCACAGCTCCAGTTGCAGCCAGACGAAGATGTAGCTGGAGTGGCGATCCATTTaacccgccgcgccgcgccgcagccccagccccctcGCCCGCGGCCACCGCTGCGGCGGGCTGCTGGCGGCTCCCCGCCCGGCTCcctccgccgcggcggccccgtCCCCAgcaggcgcgcggcggcggcggcggcggcggcggcggcggcggcggcggcggcgggacgctgcggcccggcgggcgctgcctcactggccggcggcggcgcctcccgcgcTGTAAATacggccggcgccgggccgggccgggccgccccgcgccgccccattGGCTGCGCCGCGGCGCCgctcgggggcggggcggggcggggcggggcggggcgcgcgcggccccccgccccccccccccggagccccgcggcgccgccgggccgggcgcgcgggccggtagcgctgcgcggcgcggcggggagcggggcgtgcgcggccgcggccctgctggggcaggggtcGCCGCCTGCGTAGAAAAGTGCCGGTCAGTAACTGCATTTCAGGGCTCTCCGGAGACGGGAGAGTGAATTCCCGGGCGATTACTCAACGTAATCCCATTAGGGAGGCAGCAGCGCTCCCCCGAGTTTCAGAAGCAACTGTAATGGCTCTGACTGCAAGTTTGCTGGGGACGTCTTTAATGAATACACAGCAGCGTAAAACCTTTCTTCATGATGAAAGGCAAAGTTGAAAAGAAACTGGGTTAAACCCTCCGTTTCTCTGCTCGCTGCCCCAGGCTGATCGCCCTGCCCGAGGGCCCAGAGTTACAGCTagcccttccctttcttttctccattgACCCTCAAGGCTAAACGAGGATGCAGAAGTGTTGCAACATCACAGATGTCAGCAGTTTCATTAGAGCAGCTTCTTAACGGGGTCATGAAAAAACGAGCGTCTGTGCTGGATGCTCCCGGGAGCCAAAAGCCACGCCGTTAACTGCCCCGAGCGGCGGGTGCTGCGGGGCACCCTGGCACGGCAGCGGCGGGTGCTGCGGGGCACCCTGGCGCGGCAGCGGCAGGTCCCTGCGCCGGCCGGGGGCCCCCTGCGCTTCCCCCCGGACACCAGGAAGGTGGCGGaggctgcgcggcgccggccggcttGGGGTCCTGCTCCCGCTCAGCCCTCGCGCGACCGCTGCGCCTCCCCACGTCGGCGGAGCGCAGGCCCGCCGGCGGGCCAGAGCGCTTAGCAAACGCACCCTACAGTAACGCTATTTGCCTTTTAacacttccttttaaaaacagctgttGGAAATGGAAGTAAGGGGTAATATTCCGTCATCAGACTCTCACGCGGCCAGAAAAAGCTCCTATAGGTCACGTTTAGCTGGGACAGTTTTCCTTTGCATATTGTTCCTGAAAACAATATGCCCCATAGTTAAAATTTCTTCACTAACTTAGTTTTCTACTTTCTGCTCTCATTACACATTATAAAACTTGGTTTCTACACTATTTGCACACCAACGTTTCCCATTTATGGGCAAAATGCTTTAAGTACTTGGGTCTGCCGCTAGTATTAAATCTGCTGGACGATGTGTAGATAATAAGTTAATAGCAACGATTGCTTTaggattttaatttgaaatgttttgcgagtctttaaagatattttcaggTCAGGCTATAATACCTTGTGACAGAGACGTTCCTCCcctggaagagaaaggaggaaatatGAAATCTGAGACTGAGATAACTCCAGTTTACTTTGGCAGAGAGGGACAGGCTGGATCTAGGGCTAATTAGTGCTGATGCCATCACACGGTATAATGGTTTTACTGCGAATCTTACAATTTACATATGTATAAGATAGATACACGTGTACCGCACCGCAGTCTTTACACTTACGTTATACATATTTGCGCTCTACCACAAAGTCATTTTCTAATTCTTGTTTCTGTTTAGAAATTACAACACCACCAAGCTCAGCCAAGAAGTATCCCCCACTCTGGCAGTGGCTATCAGACGCTCATTTGCAAACATAAGAAAATATGATTCATTATAATTTATAATCATTAGAAGAACATGTGTAATTACGCAGGTATCGTTTCTTCTGTTCCTACCACCAGTGACAAGTGCATTTAGCAGCTCTCGTTTGTTACATGTGATACCAACAGACTGGAAATGGATTTATTCGTGGAGCCACATTATTGCACTAAGTAACATGAGAGACTCCCTGAATGTTATAAACATCCTGTGCAAGGGAACATGTACAGACTAGCTAGAAGGCAATGTGCTTGAGATCAGTTTTGAGCAGCAAATTTCATTGACAGCTGTCATGTTTGAA
This genomic interval from Struthio camelus isolate bStrCam1 chromosome 2, bStrCam1.hap1, whole genome shotgun sequence contains the following:
- the BAMBI gene encoding BMP and activin membrane-bound inhibitor homolog; this translates as MDRHSSYIFVWLQLELCAMAVLLTRGEIRCYCDAAHCVATGYMCKSELSACFSRLLDPQNMHSPLTHGCLDSIASTADICQAKQAQNHSGTTMSTLECCHEDMCNYRGLHDVLSPPKAETSGQGSRYQHDNSRNLITKVQELTSSKELWFRAAVIAVPIAGGLILVLLIMLALRMLRSENKRLQDQRQQMLSRLHYSFHGHPSKKGQVAKLDLECMVPVTGHENCCMTCDKMRHSDLSNDKILSLVHWGMYSGHGKLEFV